A genomic segment from bacterium encodes:
- the nadB gene encoding L-aspartate oxidase, translated as MSRRRTDILIIGSGIAGLSLALKASRYADVLLATKKDSVDTATNWAQGGIAAVTAGDDDFRLHLEDTLRVGAGLCRPEAVQLVVESAPARIRELMELGVRFTRHEGELALAREGGHSRARILHHHDHTGQEIESVLLQKARESGRLELLEHHLMIDLLMEPRSRMAFEAGRVPRCFGAYILDVQNDLVEAVEAKAVVLCTGGSGMAYYHTTNPSIATADGVVAAWRAGAVVGNLEFFQFHPTTLYEPDTGSQSRALITEALRGFGAKLRTRTGESFMHLYDERKELAPRDVVARAIDAELKKRGEPYVVLDCTHLSVQRLREEFPYVDQICHQRGIDFTRDPIPVVPAAHYQCGGVVTDLEARTSLPGLFAVGEVAMTGVHGANRLASNSLLEAVVFADRAAESCKKWLREAAPLPEAEEWSAEGTVNQEEWVLVEHNRDEIRKIMWDYVGIVRSTLRLERAQRRMQLLRKEIEDFFRRTRVNGPLVELRNLVVMADLIVQSAISRRESRGLHFMTDYPDLDRKSGPEDTILSRYHSSAPASGRHGPR; from the coding sequence TTGTCGCGCAGACGGACTGACATCCTCATTATCGGCTCAGGGATCGCCGGACTTAGTTTGGCGCTTAAGGCTTCCCGGTATGCCGACGTGCTGCTGGCTACCAAGAAGGACTCGGTGGATACGGCCACGAACTGGGCGCAAGGTGGAATCGCCGCCGTCACGGCCGGGGACGACGATTTCCGGCTTCACCTGGAGGACACGCTGCGAGTGGGAGCCGGCCTGTGCCGGCCAGAGGCCGTGCAACTGGTCGTGGAATCGGCGCCCGCCCGCATCCGCGAGCTCATGGAACTGGGAGTGCGCTTCACCCGCCACGAGGGTGAACTCGCGCTGGCCCGCGAAGGCGGGCACAGCCGGGCGCGCATCCTGCATCATCACGATCACACGGGACAGGAGATCGAGTCGGTGCTTCTCCAGAAGGCCCGTGAGTCGGGTCGGCTGGAGCTTCTGGAACATCACCTGATGATTGACCTGCTGATGGAGCCGCGCAGCCGGATGGCATTCGAAGCGGGACGAGTGCCGCGTTGTTTCGGGGCCTACATTCTGGATGTTCAGAACGACTTGGTGGAGGCCGTGGAAGCCAAGGCGGTCGTTCTATGTACCGGCGGATCGGGGATGGCGTACTACCACACGACCAATCCCTCCATTGCCACGGCGGATGGAGTCGTGGCGGCGTGGCGAGCGGGAGCGGTGGTGGGGAATCTCGAGTTTTTTCAGTTTCACCCGACTACGCTCTACGAGCCGGACACCGGCAGTCAGTCCCGCGCCCTCATTACGGAAGCGTTGCGGGGATTCGGAGCCAAGCTGCGAACGAGGACGGGCGAGTCGTTTATGCACCTCTACGATGAGCGCAAGGAACTGGCTCCCCGCGACGTGGTGGCGAGGGCGATTGACGCCGAGTTGAAAAAACGCGGTGAACCCTACGTCGTTCTCGACTGCACACACCTGTCGGTACAGCGGCTGCGCGAGGAGTTTCCGTACGTGGATCAGATCTGCCACCAGCGGGGAATTGACTTCACGCGGGATCCGATTCCGGTGGTTCCGGCGGCGCACTATCAATGTGGGGGAGTGGTGACGGATTTGGAGGCGCGGACCAGCTTGCCCGGCCTGTTCGCGGTGGGAGAGGTGGCTATGACCGGTGTGCACGGGGCCAACCGGCTGGCTTCCAACTCGCTTCTGGAGGCGGTGGTGTTTGCCGATCGGGCGGCGGAAAGCTGTAAAAAATGGCTTCGGGAAGCCGCTCCGCTTCCCGAAGCCGAAGAATGGTCCGCCGAAGGCACCGTAAATCAGGAGGAATGGGTGCTGGTGGAACACAACCGCGACGAGATCCGCAAGATCATGTGGGACTACGTGGGGATTGTGCGGTCCACGCTTCGACTCGAACGGGCCCAGCGCCGAATGCAGCTACTCCGCAAGGAAATCGAGGATTTCTTCCGCCGCACCCGAGTAAACGGGCCACTGGTGGAGCTGCGGAATCTGGTGGTGATGGCGGACTTGATCGTGCAGAGCGCGATCAGCCGCCGTGAGAGTCGCGGCCTTCACTTCATGACGGACTATCCGGACCTCGATAGGAAGTCGGGTCCGGAGGATACAATCCTGAGTCGCTATCATTCCTCCGCTCCCGCTTCAGGGCGACATGGTCCCCGATAA
- a CDS encoding RNA polymerase sigma factor produces MVLNLAARMTGKPDGAEDLAQEVFLRVWKALPKFRGDCKLSTWIYRITINLCIAEGKSARGRAMHMALDDPCLLSQPEVRTGSPNEYSEEVVLKARLGPLIAQMPDHYRTAISLYYLKDLSYQEIADIMSVPMGTVKSYLYRGKAWLRDRLLGREGEREGL; encoded by the coding sequence ATGGTTCTGAATCTTGCTGCACGCATGACGGGGAAGCCGGATGGAGCCGAGGACTTGGCGCAGGAGGTCTTTCTGCGGGTTTGGAAGGCTCTTCCCAAATTCCGCGGGGACTGCAAGCTGTCTACCTGGATATATCGAATAACCATTAACTTATGCATCGCAGAGGGAAAATCAGCCCGAGGGCGAGCGATGCACATGGCTCTCGATGATCCATGCCTCCTCTCGCAACCGGAAGTGCGAACCGGTAGTCCGAATGAGTATTCCGAGGAGGTTGTGCTGAAAGCCCGGCTGGGTCCGTTGATTGCGCAGATGCCCGATCATTATCGAACAGCTATCTCATTGTATTATTTGAAGGATTTGTCGTATCAGGAGATTGCCGACATCATGAGTGTGCCCATGGGAACGGTGAAAAGCTACCTCTACCGAGGCAAAGCCTGGCTGCGTGACCGCCTCCTCGGCCGAGAGGGTGAGCGGGAGGGACTATAA
- a CDS encoding prepilin-type N-terminal cleavage/methylation domain-containing protein, giving the protein MNRRISRRRGEKGFTLIEILIVVVIVAILAAISVPIYVEYVKSARASDAKTTINAVWQAAQVYYQDKGDWPNTVEDLEQEKYLEIAQSTKLQWNFNIVGSPPVTITATSTEQMRGGAGHYVTYNIQDGTWIGYGLPTDEGEGG; this is encoded by the coding sequence ATGAATCGAAGAATTTCGCGCAGACGCGGCGAGAAGGGATTTACCCTCATCGAAATCCTCATCGTCGTGGTGATCGTGGCCATTTTGGCGGCGATTTCCGTGCCGATCTACGTCGAGTACGTGAAGAGTGCTCGGGCATCGGACGCCAAGACTACGATCAATGCCGTCTGGCAGGCGGCTCAGGTGTACTATCAGGACAAGGGCGACTGGCCGAACACCGTGGAAGACCTGGAGCAGGAGAAGTACCTGGAGATCGCGCAGTCCACGAAGTTGCAGTGGAACTTCAACATCGTCGGATCTCCGCCGGTCACCATTACCGCCACTTCGACCGAGCAAATGCGGGGCGGCGCCGGCCATTACGTGACCTACAACATTCAGGACGGCACCTGGATCGGCTATGGTCTGCCGACCGATGAGGGCGAGGGTGGATAA
- a CDS encoding type IV pilus twitching motility protein PilT, which produces MNIYELLRFTVDQGASDLHLSTGSIPMIRVHGYMRKLALPRSDNETMWSIVRTVLNRDQLDRFEEMKEIDFSAKLEDIARFRVNVFQQINGMGAVFRVIPSEIRSFEELGLPEVMRDLSERDRGLVLLTGPTGSGKTTTLATMIDWINEYKQLHIVTVEDPVEFFHDSKNCMMNQRELGANTHSFANALRAALREDPDVILVGEMRDLETISLALTAAETGHLVLATLHTSSAAKTIDRVIDIFPASQKTQVRSMLAESLEAVVAQKLLPKKDGGGRVVACEVMIATTAIRNLIREDKIYQIPSVIQAGGKAGMQSLDQDLLRLLHKGQISRETAAHVAENPKLFEVNLTE; this is translated from the coding sequence ATCAACATCTACGAACTTCTGAGGTTCACCGTGGATCAGGGAGCCTCGGACCTTCACCTTTCGACGGGATCCATTCCGATGATCCGCGTGCACGGGTACATGCGCAAGCTGGCCCTGCCGCGGTCGGACAACGAGACGATGTGGTCCATCGTCCGCACGGTGCTGAATCGCGATCAGCTTGATCGTTTCGAGGAGATGAAGGAGATTGACTTCTCGGCGAAGCTGGAGGACATCGCGCGGTTCCGTGTCAACGTGTTCCAGCAGATCAACGGGATGGGCGCGGTATTTCGGGTGATTCCGTCGGAGATCCGTTCCTTTGAGGAGCTCGGGCTGCCCGAAGTCATGCGAGACTTGTCGGAACGGGATCGCGGACTGGTGCTGCTCACCGGGCCGACCGGTTCCGGCAAGACGACGACGCTGGCGACCATGATTGACTGGATCAACGAGTACAAGCAGCTGCACATCGTCACGGTCGAGGATCCGGTCGAGTTCTTCCATGACTCGAAGAATTGCATGATGAACCAGCGAGAGCTCGGCGCCAATACCCACTCTTTTGCCAATGCGCTGCGGGCCGCGCTTCGCGAGGACCCGGACGTGATTCTGGTCGGCGAAATGCGCGATTTGGAAACCATCTCGCTGGCGCTGACGGCGGCCGAGACGGGTCACTTGGTATTGGCTACCCTGCACACGTCCAGCGCGGCCAAGACGATTGACCGTGTCATTGACATTTTTCCGGCGTCGCAGAAGACGCAGGTCCGTTCGATGCTGGCCGAATCGCTGGAGGCGGTGGTGGCACAGAAGCTGCTGCCGAAGAAGGATGGGGGCGGTCGCGTGGTGGCGTGCGAGGTGATGATTGCCACGACGGCGATTCGCAATCTCATCCGTGAGGACAAGATCTACCAGATTCCTTCCGTGATCCAAGCCGGCGGCAAGGCCGGCATGCAGAGTCTCGATCAGGACCTTCTGAGGCTGCTGCACAAAGGACAGATCAGTCGTGAAACGGCCGCACACGTGGCCGAGAATCCCAAGTTGTTTGAAGTCAATTTAACGGAGTAG
- a CDS encoding pilus assembly protein PilM yields MFGLKSNLRVGLDIGSHAIKLVVAEKGSHGKLRLVKAISRDLYAGQDKFDMDGPKKTQVVPLLLEMFQEIGVRPKRISHLGSCIGGTNQAAKEIRTLQLSEDEMASSILQEARKHVPLDGSESVVDYQILGEDPKEADKLRVLVAATTKRMFDAHVDMLREAELKPGVLDLEPLAAANSFLGHVELPDDGVVVFLNIGARRTNLLILGRKDMFFSRDLPVGGYAFTEDIMKKLNVKFAEAEEIKKTRGIQIKEHGAGEEAPSFALADKSPIEKLGDEINRSLRYYVKETGQSFFNHIEMVGGVAESSEVSEYLANKFNIEVRSFDPFLFLEGVQDVRHRPQYAAAVGLVQRAQGS; encoded by the coding sequence GTGTTCGGACTGAAATCCAATTTGCGCGTGGGGCTTGACATTGGCTCCCACGCCATCAAACTGGTCGTAGCCGAGAAAGGCAGCCACGGCAAACTGCGGTTGGTCAAGGCCATCTCGCGCGATCTGTACGCGGGCCAGGACAAGTTTGACATGGACGGCCCCAAGAAGACGCAGGTCGTTCCGCTGCTTTTGGAGATGTTTCAAGAGATCGGCGTGCGTCCGAAGCGAATCTCGCACTTGGGAAGCTGCATCGGCGGAACCAATCAAGCGGCCAAAGAGATTCGCACGCTGCAGCTATCGGAGGATGAAATGGCGTCCTCGATTCTGCAGGAAGCGCGCAAGCACGTTCCGCTGGACGGCAGTGAGTCGGTGGTGGACTATCAGATCCTCGGCGAGGATCCGAAGGAAGCCGATAAGCTACGGGTGCTGGTGGCCGCCACCACCAAGCGGATGTTCGACGCGCACGTGGACATGCTGCGGGAAGCCGAACTCAAGCCGGGGGTGCTGGATTTGGAGCCGCTGGCGGCCGCGAATTCCTTTCTGGGACACGTGGAGCTGCCGGATGACGGCGTGGTGGTGTTCCTCAATATCGGTGCGAGACGAACGAATCTCTTGATTCTCGGCCGCAAGGACATGTTCTTCAGCCGTGATTTGCCGGTGGGGGGATACGCCTTCACGGAAGACATCATGAAGAAGTTGAACGTTAAGTTTGCGGAGGCCGAGGAGATCAAGAAGACTCGCGGGATTCAGATCAAGGAGCATGGAGCCGGCGAGGAAGCGCCCAGCTTCGCGCTGGCCGACAAGTCGCCGATCGAGAAACTGGGAGACGAGATCAACCGGTCGCTCCGCTACTACGTGAAGGAGACCGGACAGAGCTTCTTCAACCACATCGAGATGGTGGGCGGCGTGGCGGAGTCGTCGGAGGTGAGCGAGTACTTGGCGAACAAGTTCAATATCGAGGTGCGGTCTTTCGATCCCTTCCTGTTCCTGGAGGGAGTGCAGGACGTGCGGCACCGCCCGCAGTACGCGGCGGCCGTTGGTCTGGTACAGCGTGCGCAGGGAAGCTAA
- the pilO gene encoding type 4a pilus biogenesis protein PilO has product MRKVFVGLILLAIIGIGFYYYQGQMYGPKPAKVRELDRIIQQENEKLISAQIIANELQHVTRLIEGNLAQSARDSLAEDASLPFMDQVTDILRKYDIDLVSIEPGSRKNFADYIRTPYRMEVQTSYPSLVSFLNDVEKNNRLVTVDHLDLASTVKRVQTLAKSGKLDKRPMTITLSTLTLLKHK; this is encoded by the coding sequence ATGAGGAAGGTATTCGTTGGGTTGATCCTGCTGGCCATCATCGGCATCGGATTCTACTACTATCAAGGGCAGATGTACGGTCCGAAACCGGCGAAAGTGCGGGAACTGGACCGGATCATTCAGCAGGAGAACGAGAAGTTGATCTCGGCGCAGATCATCGCCAATGAACTGCAGCACGTGACGCGGCTGATCGAGGGGAATCTGGCGCAATCGGCGCGCGATTCCTTGGCCGAAGACGCCTCGCTGCCGTTTATGGATCAGGTAACGGACATTCTGCGCAAGTATGACATAGACTTGGTCAGCATCGAGCCGGGGTCGCGCAAGAATTTCGCGGACTATATCCGCACGCCCTATCGGATGGAAGTCCAAACGAGCTATCCGTCGCTGGTGAGCTTCCTGAACGACGTGGAGAAGAACAACCGGCTGGTGACGGTGGATCATTTGGATTTGGCGAGTACGGTCAAGCGAGTGCAGACCTTGGCCAAGAGTGGAAAACTCGATAAGCGTCCGATGACGATCACGCTCTCGACGCTAACTCTGCTCAAGCACAAATAA
- a CDS encoding secretin and TonB N-terminal domain-containing protein, producing the protein MSLAQQFLPRLFRRGYPTPRSTLTMLVVLMAAWVAVIPVQQGSALAQTSLATEEGLSRLVTIDADDAFLPSVLAILAEKSGYNIVTGPGVNKEERVSVHLKDVPIEQAMNLVVRAAGLSYEIVGRSFLVAPAKQLKEQVGLTSYVIELKYTDAPTVFKMLSKFSAEISIDTTGNKLLLITSPKVISDIQRVVEQVDRPALQIVLECRIIEVAVDDEQQLGMDWNRLSQLQTVLMESPVDPNGIRVNNEGTPHLTGLDPSQKGRVPTTMPYFPLETRRLGYWSKQVTAFEVALDLLLKRGRAEVLANSSVATLNNKEATIQVVDEIPYVARSGGVGGQVQIERTIVGVRLAVRPKINSDGFITTEITPELSSIFQFIESGDTQLPWVKRRLTNTTIRIRDGETVIIGGLLGVESTKTVHRVPFLGDLPFVGSLFRHTSDLTRKTDLIIQVTPHILGTGYEMELPPRVKEVEQKFLPQSSDTESESEE; encoded by the coding sequence TTGAGCCTTGCACAGCAATTCCTTCCACGCCTCTTCCGGAGAGGCTATCCCACACCGCGCAGCACGCTGACGATGCTCGTCGTGCTGATGGCCGCCTGGGTCGCGGTGATACCCGTGCAGCAAGGATCGGCGCTGGCTCAGACTTCGCTGGCAACAGAGGAGGGACTGAGCCGCCTGGTAACCATTGACGCCGACGACGCGTTCCTGCCTTCGGTTCTGGCCATCCTTGCCGAGAAGAGCGGCTACAACATCGTAACCGGTCCGGGCGTCAACAAAGAAGAACGGGTGTCCGTTCATCTCAAGGACGTTCCCATCGAGCAGGCCATGAATCTGGTGGTCCGCGCGGCGGGGCTGTCCTATGAGATTGTCGGCCGGTCGTTTCTGGTGGCGCCGGCCAAGCAGCTCAAAGAGCAAGTCGGACTCACGTCATACGTGATTGAGCTGAAGTACACCGACGCGCCCACCGTATTCAAGATGCTCAGTAAATTCAGCGCCGAGATCTCGATTGACACCACCGGCAACAAGCTCCTGCTGATCACCAGTCCCAAGGTGATTTCGGACATTCAGAGGGTCGTGGAGCAGGTGGATCGCCCGGCCCTGCAGATTGTTCTGGAATGTCGAATTATCGAAGTGGCAGTGGACGATGAGCAGCAACTGGGCATGGACTGGAACCGGCTGTCGCAGTTACAGACGGTGCTCATGGAGTCGCCGGTGGATCCCAACGGCATTCGGGTGAACAACGAAGGAACTCCCCACCTGACCGGTCTTGATCCCTCGCAGAAGGGTCGAGTTCCGACCACCATGCCGTACTTCCCGCTGGAGACCCGCCGGCTCGGATATTGGTCCAAGCAGGTGACGGCCTTCGAAGTGGCGTTGGACCTGTTGCTCAAGCGAGGCCGCGCCGAGGTGTTGGCCAACTCATCGGTGGCCACGCTCAATAACAAGGAAGCGACGATTCAGGTGGTGGACGAGATTCCCTACGTAGCCCGCAGCGGCGGCGTCGGCGGTCAGGTGCAGATCGAGCGAACGATCGTGGGAGTGCGTCTGGCGGTCCGTCCCAAGATCAACAGCGACGGATTCATCACGACCGAGATCACTCCCGAGCTGTCGTCCATCTTCCAGTTTATCGAGTCGGGGGACACGCAGCTGCCGTGGGTGAAGCGGCGCTTGACCAATACGACGATTCGTATTCGCGACGGCGAAACGGTGATTATCGGCGGTCTGCTGGGTGTGGAATCCACCAAGACGGTGCACCGCGTTCCGTTTTTGGGTGACCTTCCGTTCGTGGGTTCGCTTTTCCGGCACACGTCGGATCTGACGCGCAAGACCGACCTGATTATTCAGGTGACTCCACACATTCTGGGCACGGGCTACGAAATGGAGCTCCCGCCGCGAGTGAAGGAAGTGGAGCAGAAGTTCCTGCCCCAGTCGTCCGATACTGAATCGGAAAGTGAAGAGTAG
- a CDS encoding SLBB domain-containing protein, whose translation MTKLQGSLLRFGVWFCALALVTGHLGGHAQTLPLTSSIGGREAEFDRLFGTQMPIPTTGESFFEGAVNPQAYVVGPGDRLAIVFWQPTFAEYPTTVNGDGDVLIPYVGLIRVAELTLDEAREKITTAVSKALRVGRVTVSLAEPRRFRVHVTGMVEIPGTYVVSAASRVSDAIALAGGLKRERTFLAGDTASVLRATQRRIEVISRKGERVNYADLLLFSRGGRTEANPRLQDGQTIYVPPPATSSLQVGVFGAVSNGGLFEYAENERLQTLLAVAGGLTAEADSSSIRILSGNGTETRLDLRGEKKSDALAHLLHPGDRVYITGFPDTSRTGSVTVIGEVANPGGFPIVVGETTLAEILTAAGGLLPSAAANSARLIRHERKELIEPERKRLLAASLRMNQVPAVRAILDADLAVELSRWEYGTVVVDLTDATRPGSAAYQVKLHDGDVLEIPRHPLGVRVLGAVNHAGEVEWKPGANLRHYLQEAGGANRGAWRGLTMVIKARNGSLIRYESSLPIDPGDVVFVPMKPTTTTWTLVKDFVAVTAQVATVALIIQNIQKK comes from the coding sequence GTGACCAAGCTGCAGGGGAGCCTTCTTCGCTTTGGGGTCTGGTTCTGCGCGCTGGCACTGGTTACGGGACACCTGGGTGGACATGCACAAACGCTTCCTCTAACTTCTTCGATAGGCGGACGGGAAGCAGAATTCGATAGACTTTTCGGCACGCAGATGCCGATCCCCACCACCGGGGAGTCGTTCTTTGAAGGAGCCGTGAATCCCCAGGCCTACGTGGTAGGCCCCGGCGACCGGTTGGCCATCGTCTTCTGGCAGCCAACCTTCGCGGAGTATCCCACGACGGTGAACGGTGACGGTGATGTGCTGATTCCGTACGTGGGACTGATCCGCGTGGCCGAGCTGACGCTGGATGAAGCCCGCGAGAAAATCACGACCGCCGTATCCAAGGCCTTGCGGGTGGGCCGCGTGACGGTGTCACTGGCCGAACCGCGCCGATTCCGGGTGCACGTTACCGGAATGGTCGAGATTCCCGGAACGTACGTGGTCTCGGCGGCCAGCCGAGTCTCGGATGCCATTGCTTTGGCGGGCGGACTCAAGCGGGAACGCACGTTTCTGGCGGGCGATACGGCTTCGGTGCTGCGAGCGACTCAGCGGCGGATCGAGGTGATCAGCCGGAAAGGCGAGCGGGTGAACTACGCCGATCTCTTGCTGTTTTCCCGCGGCGGTCGTACCGAAGCGAATCCGCGCCTGCAGGATGGGCAAACGATCTACGTGCCGCCGCCGGCGACATCGAGTCTACAGGTGGGAGTGTTCGGAGCCGTCAGCAACGGCGGCTTGTTCGAGTATGCGGAGAACGAACGCCTCCAAACCCTTCTGGCAGTGGCGGGAGGACTAACGGCGGAGGCGGATTCTTCCAGTATTCGCATACTCTCCGGCAACGGAACCGAAACCCGATTGGACTTGCGGGGTGAGAAAAAGAGCGACGCTCTGGCGCATCTCTTGCATCCGGGAGATCGGGTATATATCACGGGCTTTCCCGATACGAGCCGTACCGGGTCGGTGACCGTTATCGGGGAAGTGGCGAATCCGGGTGGATTTCCCATCGTCGTGGGCGAGACCACACTCGCCGAGATCTTGACGGCGGCGGGCGGCTTGCTGCCTTCCGCGGCCGCCAACTCGGCGCGGCTGATCCGACACGAACGAAAAGAACTGATAGAGCCCGAGCGAAAACGCCTGCTGGCAGCAAGTCTGCGTATGAATCAGGTTCCGGCGGTGAGGGCGATTCTTGATGCGGATCTGGCGGTAGAACTATCGCGCTGGGAATACGGGACGGTGGTGGTGGATCTTACTGATGCCACCCGGCCGGGAAGCGCCGCTTATCAGGTCAAGCTCCATGACGGCGATGTGCTCGAAATTCCCCGCCATCCGCTCGGTGTGCGAGTGCTGGGCGCGGTGAATCACGCGGGTGAGGTGGAGTGGAAACCGGGCGCGAATCTCCGCCATTATCTGCAGGAAGCCGGCGGCGCCAATCGCGGCGCATGGCGGGGATTGACCATGGTCATCAAGGCCCGTAACGGATCGCTCATTCGATACGAATCGTCGCTGCCCATTGATCCGGGTGACGTTGTCTTCGTACCGATGAAGCCGACGACAACGACGTGGACGTTGGTCAAGGATTTTGTGGCCGTGACCGCGCAGGTGGCCACGGTAGCGCTAATCATTCAGAACATTCAGAAGAAATAG